Sequence from the Fibrobacter sp. UWH6 genome:
TTTCCTGTCAGAGCACAATTCCCTGGAGGGGAACGCGCAAATTCTTCCGTCGGAGCGCAATTCCCTGGAGGAAAAAACGCAAAATTTTCTGTCAGAGCGGAATTCCGCAGAACGGAAAGAGCAATGTTTTTTGACGGAGACGAATCCCATTTGTGGGAAAGAGGCCTGTCTTGCATCAGTTCCCGTCCACCGTCATTGAAAACCGCAATACATTCCGCTAGACCTAAATGGTAGGACTAACGCCCCTAGTGTTGTGTAAAACACTATGCAATGATGTGATTTTTCTGTAACCTTTGTGATATCTTTCTGTAGTTTTTCTATAATGGGGCGACAATAGCTCCAAGGTGGAGTGGCTATACCCTTTGGGGGTAGAGCGTAGGAAATTGAATTTAAGGAATTGAACCATGAATATCGCAATCGTCGGTACAGGCTATGTGGGCCTTGTAAGCGGTACATGCTTCGCCGAAATGGGTGTGAATGTCACCTGTGTTGACGTCAATCAGGCAAAAATTGAATCCCTTCAGAAGGGTCAAATCCCTATTTATGAGCCGGGCCTTGACGAAATGGTGCTCCGTAACCAGCGTGAAGGACGTCTTCACTTTACAACGGATTTAGCCAGTGTCCTGGACGATGTGGAAATGGTTTTTAGCGCAGTAGGTACCCCTCCCGATGAAGATGGAAGTGCCGATTTGCAGTACGTTTTGGCTGTTGCCCGTACTTTTGGCCAGAATATCAAGAAATATACCGTGCTGGTAACCAAATCCACAGTCCCGGTTGGTACTGCCCAGAAGGTAAAGGCTGCCATCCAGGAAGAACTGGATAAGCGTGGTGTTCAGATTCCCTTTGACGTGGCCAGCAACCCCGAATTCCTGAAAGAAGGCTCGGCAATTGCAGACTTTATGAAGCCGGATCGCGTGGTGGTGGGTGTAGAAACCGAACAGGCCAAGGAAATCATGACCCGCCTGTATCGCCCCATGATGCTGAACAATTTCCGTGTCATCTTTACAGATATTCCTTCTGCAGAAATGATCAAGTATGCAGCCAACTCCATGCTGGCTACCCGCATTAGTTTCATGAACGATATCGCCAACCTCTGTGAATTGGTTGGTGCCGACGTGAATATGGTTCGTAAGGGAATCGGTAGTGACTCCCGTATCGGTAGTAAATTCCTTTATCCCGGTTGCGGTTACGGTGGAAGTTGCTTCCCCAAGGATGTTAAGGCTTTGATCAAGACCGCCGAAAAGAATGGCTATAAAATGGGCGTTCTTAAGGCTGTGGAAGAAGTTAACGAATACCAGAAGACCGTGCTCTTCAATAAGCTTTGCAAGCACATGGGTGGAGTCGAAAACATTAAGGGAAAGACTATCGCCATGTGGGGCCTTGCCTTTAAGCCTGAAACCGATGACATGCGAGAAGCCACCGCCCTGGTCCTTATTGACCTGCTTCTTAAGGCCGGCGCCAACATCCGCGTATACGACCCTGTTGCCATGAACGAATGCAAGAGAAGAATGTCCGTCGCTCGTCATTCTGAGCGAAGCGAAGAATCCAGTGACGTACCAGCCATCACCTACTGCAATGACATGTACGAAGCCCTCCTGGATGCAGAAGCCCTTCTCCTGGTTACAGAATGGAAGCAGTTCCGCATGCCTAGCTTTGCGGTGATGAAGAAGTCAATGAAGAACCCCCTCATCATCGATGGTCGTAACATTTACGACGCCAAGGAAGTCGCAGAGGCTGGGTTTGTTTATGATGCAATTGGGTGCTGATAAATATCGTATGAAAAAAGTAATCACTTACGGGACTTACGACCTGCTACATCAAGGGCATATCAATCTTCTCAAGCGAGCCAAGGCATTGGGAGACTATCTGATCGTAGGTGTTACCAATGACAACTTTGACCGCGATCGCGGCAAACTGAACGTGCGTAACAATGTCCTGGAAAGAGTCGAAGCCGTGAAGGCTACAGGCCTTGCTGATCAAATCATCATTGAAGACTATGTCGGCCAAAAAATTGACGACGTCCAGAAGTATGACGTAGACATTTTTGCAATCGGATCCGACTGGGAAGGGAAATTTGATTATCTGAACGAATTCTGCGAAGTGGTATATCTGCCCCGAACCGAAGGCATTTCCTCCACCATGCTCCGAGCAGAAAGCCAGGACGTGGTGAAGGTAGGCATCATCGGCTGCGGCAGAGTCGCGAACCGTTTCCCATCCGAAACAGGAGTGGTGAATGGAGTATCCATCTCCGCTGCCTACGATATTGATCCGAGCGCCAGCCAAAATTACGCAAAGAAATTTGAAGGCGTTACACCGTATGCAAATTTGGACGAATTCTACAAGAATGTAGACGCAGTCTATATCGCAACACCTCACCTGAGCCATTACGACAATATCAAAACCTCCCTCCAGGCTGGCAAGCACGTTCTGTGCGAAACTCCCATGGTCTTGAACAAGGATCAGGCCAAGGAACTATACAAGTTAGCGGAAAATCAGGGTGTCATCCTGATGGAAGCCAACAAGACAGCCCACTGTCCCGCATTCAACCACCTAATGGTGATGATCAAGTCAGGCCTCATAGGCGAGGTGGTGGACATTGAAGCATCCTTATCCCAGCTGCTAGACAAGAAGGGGCGCGAATTTGATCCAGCCCAGGCAGGTGGTGCCATGTTCGAACAAGGCTCTTATCCCCTTCTTCCCATTCTAAAACTGATGGGAATCAACTACGAAAGCATCCAGTTATTCTCACGTATGGAAAACGGCGTGGATGTTCATACCAAGGGACTTATCAAATATCCCAAGGCCGTTTGTTCTTTCAAGGTCGGGCTGGGTGTTAAAACCGAAGGCAACCTGGTAATTTCGGGAACTAAGGGATACGCCTATGTTCCTGCTCCTTGGTGGAAGACGGACTATTTTGAACTTCGCTACGAAGACAGCAACAACAATAAGAAATTCTTCTATAAGTGGGATGGCTTTGGCCTTCGTTACGAAATCCAGGAATTCATCAGTTGCATCTACAACCATAGGTTCTCCTCCGCCCGACTCCGCCGTAGGGAAAGCATCTGCATGGCAGAAATTATGGAGCAGTTCAGCCAGCGTAAAAACTTTTTTGAGATTTAAAAGAAGGTATTTCTATGATCAACTTTACCGTAGGTCCAGTCCAATCCAGCGATGCTGTTCGAACCGTCGGTGCGGAACAGGTCCCGTACTTTCGTACTGCAGAATTTTCTCAGCTGATGTTCGAGAACGAAACCCTGGTGAAAAAGTTCGCCAAGGCAACCGATGATTCCAAGGTTGTCTTCATTACCGGATCAGGCTCTGCCGGCATGGAAACCGCCATCATGAACACCTTGACCCCAAAGGACAAGGCCATCGTGGTGAACGGCGGTAGCTTCGGCCACCGTTTTGTGGAACTTTGCGAGCTCCATGAAATTCCCTTTACCGAAATCAAGCTGAACGCGGGCAAGGCCATTAAGGCGGAACACCTGGCCGAATTCAAAGGCAAGGGCTATACCACCTTCATCGTGAATAAGCACGAAACATCCACTGGTGTCCACTACGACATGAACCTGATCAGCGACTTCTGCAAACGCAACAACCTGTTCCTGATCGTGGATTGCATCAGCACCTTCCTGGCAGATCCTTTCGATATGGCCGGCCTTGGCGTAGACATCATGATTACAGGTTCCCAGAAGGCCTTGGCCTGTCCTCCGGGCATTTCCGTCATGGCACTTTCCCCCAAAGCACTGAAGCGCGTCGAAGAAGTCAAGTGCAAGTGCCAGTACCTGGACCTGAAACTTGCACTGAAGAATGCCGAACGTGGCCAGACACCCTGGACCCCTGCAGTAGGCATTCTGCGTCAGATCCACACCCGTCTAAAGGAAATCGAGGCAAACGGCGGAGTGGAAGCGGAAATCGCTCGTACCGCAGCGCTGGCCAATTACTTCCGTGACCAGATCAAGGATTTGCCCTTCGAAATCGTTTCCGAATCTCTTTCCAATGCAGTGACCCCACTTCATCCCACCACAGCATCTGCTTACGACATCTTCCTGAAAATTAAGGACGAATACGGGATGTGGATTTGCCCCAACGGCGGAGATATGAAGGACACCATTTTCCGCGTCGGTCACATTGGTGCTCTTACCACTGCGGACTATGATGACTTAATTGAGGCTTTTAAGGATTTGCAAAGGAAGGGCTTTATCTAATGCATCTTATGTTTAAACTAAAAAGATGCGTTCGTATGTTTTTTGAAACATCTTTTCTTAAAACGTTATACTTTAATTTTAGGGTATTACCATTTAGACAAGCGGTTCATGTTCCTATATATCTTTATCCTCGGGTTGAACTTGTTGGCATTTATCGAGGATGTATTAGGTTTGTAGATGAAAAGAATATTTATGGAGGAATGATTTCTATAGGATATAACAAATATCCAGTTACACCTTCCAAAAAAACATATACTTTATTGCGCTTTGAAACTAAAGGGAAACTACTTTTGGGATCAGAAGTTGTAATAAAAAATGGGTGTGTTATTTGCGTTTATAAGAAAGCTGTTCTAGAAATTGGGAAAAATTTTTATTGTAATTCAAATACATCAATATATTCAAAAAGTAGTGTGTTAATAGGGGATAATTGCAGTTTTGGGTGGAATTGCCAAATTTACGATTCCAATTTCCATTTTATGTATGATGAATCGAAACATTCAATTTCCAAGTGTCACGGGAATGTTGTTATTGGAAATAATGTGTGGATTGCGAATAGTTGTGTCGTTTCAAAAAATGCTGTGATTCCTCCATTTTCTGTTGTGGCAAATGGAAGTTTGGTGAATAAGAACTTTTCAAGTATTGAGTCATTTGGAAATGTTTTTGCTGGAGTACCTGCAAAGGTTGTTGCTACGGGAAAAACAATGATAAAAAATTTGAAATTTGAACATTTTTTGTTGAAATATTTTGATGAACATGAAAATGAGAATGAATATTTTCTAGAGAAAAAGGAAAATAGTTGGTTTGAGAATTGATTTATGGATCAAACTGTAAAAAATCAGACGATAAATAGCGCAAAATGGAACTTTCTTGAAAGAATAGCTGTTCAGGGTATTCAGTTTATTCTTGGCGTTGTAATGGCTCGAATGTTGGTTCCTTCTGATTATGGGGCTGTTGGAATGTTAGCTGTTTTTTTTGCAGTGTCTCAATCTTTTATAGATAGTGGTTTTAGTTCTGCTTTGATTCGAAAAAAAAATCAAAGTGATAGAGATTTCAGTACTGTATTTTACTTCAACATTGTTATTTCCCTAGTCGCCTATGGAATTTTATTTGCAATAGCTCCATGGGTTGGCTCCTTTTTTAATTTGCCAATTTTGTGCTCTGTTTTGAGAGTACAGGCTGTTGTTCTGGTTATAAATGCGTTTATGGCGGTTCAAGTTGCAATGTTGCAAATTAAATTAGATTTTAGGTCTTTAGCCCTACGAAATGTTTTAGCTACACTCGTATCAGGTTTTTGTGGTGTTGCTTTTGCTTATTTGGGATATGGTATTTGGTCGCTGGTTTACCAACAGATAATTGCCGCTGCATTTAATTTGATTTTTATTTGTTGCGTTTGTAGGTGGTTCCCCAAAACCGGTTTTTCTTGGCGTTCATTTAGGGAACTCGGTTCCTTTGGGTTTAAGTTACTAGTTTCAGGATTACTTCATACTTTGTATCTGAACATGACGTCTTTTGCAATAGGTAAATTTTATTCTCCCAAAGATTTAGGTTTTTACACTCGAGGCTCGCAGTTTGCTCAATTGCCGAATAAAACGATAAATGGTGTACTTCATTCCATTATGTATCC
This genomic interval carries:
- a CDS encoding UDP-glucose/GDP-mannose dehydrogenase family protein; this translates as MNIAIVGTGYVGLVSGTCFAEMGVNVTCVDVNQAKIESLQKGQIPIYEPGLDEMVLRNQREGRLHFTTDLASVLDDVEMVFSAVGTPPDEDGSADLQYVLAVARTFGQNIKKYTVLVTKSTVPVGTAQKVKAAIQEELDKRGVQIPFDVASNPEFLKEGSAIADFMKPDRVVVGVETEQAKEIMTRLYRPMMLNNFRVIFTDIPSAEMIKYAANSMLATRISFMNDIANLCELVGADVNMVRKGIGSDSRIGSKFLYPGCGYGGSCFPKDVKALIKTAEKNGYKMGVLKAVEEVNEYQKTVLFNKLCKHMGGVENIKGKTIAMWGLAFKPETDDMREATALVLIDLLLKAGANIRVYDPVAMNECKRRMSVARHSERSEESSDVPAITYCNDMYEALLDAEALLLVTEWKQFRMPSFAVMKKSMKNPLIIDGRNIYDAKEVAEAGFVYDAIGC
- a CDS encoding Gfo/Idh/MocA family oxidoreductase; translated protein: MKKVITYGTYDLLHQGHINLLKRAKALGDYLIVGVTNDNFDRDRGKLNVRNNVLERVEAVKATGLADQIIIEDYVGQKIDDVQKYDVDIFAIGSDWEGKFDYLNEFCEVVYLPRTEGISSTMLRAESQDVVKVGIIGCGRVANRFPSETGVVNGVSISAAYDIDPSASQNYAKKFEGVTPYANLDEFYKNVDAVYIATPHLSHYDNIKTSLQAGKHVLCETPMVLNKDQAKELYKLAENQGVILMEANKTAHCPAFNHLMVMIKSGLIGEVVDIEASLSQLLDKKGREFDPAQAGGAMFEQGSYPLLPILKLMGINYESIQLFSRMENGVDVHTKGLIKYPKAVCSFKVGLGVKTEGNLVISGTKGYAYVPAPWWKTDYFELRYEDSNNNKKFFYKWDGFGLRYEIQEFISCIYNHRFSSARLRRRESICMAEIMEQFSQRKNFFEI
- a CDS encoding alanine--glyoxylate aminotransferase family protein yields the protein MINFTVGPVQSSDAVRTVGAEQVPYFRTAEFSQLMFENETLVKKFAKATDDSKVVFITGSGSAGMETAIMNTLTPKDKAIVVNGGSFGHRFVELCELHEIPFTEIKLNAGKAIKAEHLAEFKGKGYTTFIVNKHETSTGVHYDMNLISDFCKRNNLFLIVDCISTFLADPFDMAGLGVDIMITGSQKALACPPGISVMALSPKALKRVEEVKCKCQYLDLKLALKNAERGQTPWTPAVGILRQIHTRLKEIEANGGVEAEIARTAALANYFRDQIKDLPFEIVSESLSNAVTPLHPTTASAYDIFLKIKDEYGMWICPNGGDMKDTIFRVGHIGALTTADYDDLIEAFKDLQRKGFI
- a CDS encoding acyltransferase produces the protein MFFETSFLKTLYFNFRVLPFRQAVHVPIYLYPRVELVGIYRGCIRFVDEKNIYGGMISIGYNKYPVTPSKKTYTLLRFETKGKLLLGSEVVIKNGCVICVYKKAVLEIGKNFYCNSNTSIYSKSSVLIGDNCSFGWNCQIYDSNFHFMYDESKHSISKCHGNVVIGNNVWIANSCVVSKNAVIPPFSVVANGSLVNKNFSSIESFGNVFAGVPAKVVATGKTMIKNLKFEHFLLKYFDEHENENEYFLEKKENSWFEN
- a CDS encoding lipopolysaccharide biosynthesis protein, whose protein sequence is MDQTVKNQTINSAKWNFLERIAVQGIQFILGVVMARMLVPSDYGAVGMLAVFFAVSQSFIDSGFSSALIRKKNQSDRDFSTVFYFNIVISLVAYGILFAIAPWVGSFFNLPILCSVLRVQAVVLVINAFMAVQVAMLQIKLDFRSLALRNVLATLVSGFCGVAFAYLGYGIWSLVYQQIIAAAFNLIFICCVCRWFPKTGFSWRSFRELGSFGFKLLVSGLLHTLYLNMTSFAIGKFYSPKDLGFYTRGSQFAQLPNKTINGVLHSIMYPIMAKIQDDEARLINVYRKYIRITSLSIFIFSGLLVALAKPIILLCLTDKWFNAIIFLQAFAFSSMFDHLSTINLTLLKVKGRSDLYLKLEVIKKLISVTILFLAIPNGVLAICLSAVVYNFIAVYINSYYTGKFFKLTCFQQFKDYLPYLLCCIFACTPAYLLTLLNIPYLIMISVGSMVALGLYWFLLRNNADMIEIIGLAKDKFRRKRYNNV